A window of the Acidovorax sp. YS12 genome harbors these coding sequences:
- a CDS encoding iron transporter, which yields MLKRLRWGDLIRYRLGVASRVLAAAIGGYALMSALAVLLALPLSWCWPMPRGQAVLVTTYVSFLAYVPVVLWVFHTRSAARAWGWLLLWTALAALACWVLLQGGAA from the coding sequence ATGCTGAAACGCCTGCGTTGGGGCGATCTGATTCGCTACCGCCTGGGCGTGGCCTCGCGCGTGCTGGCCGCTGCCATCGGCGGCTACGCGCTGATGTCCGCCCTGGCCGTGCTGCTGGCGCTGCCGCTGTCGTGGTGCTGGCCCATGCCGCGCGGGCAGGCGGTGCTGGTGACCACCTATGTCAGCTTTCTGGCCTATGTGCCGGTGGTTCTGTGGGTGTTCCATACGCGCAGCGCGGCACGCGCCTGGGGCTGGCTGCTGCTGTGGACGGCGCTGGCTGCGCTGGCGTGCTGGGTGCTGCTGCAAGGGGGCGCGGCATGA
- a CDS encoding type II toxin-antitoxin system VapC family toxin, giving the protein MPWLFDTNILIAISKRHPALLSRLERIDSSAVMLSSVVLAEIEYGIAKSARKQTNRLVFDAIIETFTVHRFDEAAAREFGALRAHLETQGQVIGPYDMMIAAQALALGATLVTDNEREFRRVPGLAVENWLRG; this is encoded by the coding sequence ATGCCCTGGCTGTTCGACACCAACATCCTCATCGCCATCAGCAAGCGCCACCCCGCGCTGTTGTCCCGGCTGGAGCGTATCGACAGCAGCGCCGTCATGCTGTCTTCCGTTGTGCTGGCGGAAATCGAATATGGCATCGCCAAAAGCGCACGCAAGCAAACCAACCGGCTGGTGTTCGACGCCATCATCGAAACCTTTACGGTCCATCGGTTCGATGAAGCCGCTGCCCGCGAATTCGGCGCCCTGCGTGCCCATCTCGAAACGCAAGGCCAGGTCATCGGCCCTTACGACATGATGATCGCCGCCCAGGCACTGGCGCTCGGCGCCACGCTCGTGACCGACAACGAACGCGAATTCCGTCGCGTACCTGGCCTGGCCGTGGAAAACTGGCTGCGCGGCTGA
- a CDS encoding type II toxin-antitoxin system prevent-host-death family antitoxin: MRHVTVVEAKSHFSALLAEVDGGAEIEITRHGKVVARLVPARPVTAADAFRKIWALGGLEMDEINEPDIPPDDVNLD; the protein is encoded by the coding sequence ATGAGACACGTCACCGTCGTGGAAGCCAAGAGCCACTTTTCCGCCCTGCTTGCCGAAGTGGATGGCGGCGCCGAAATCGAGATCACCCGCCACGGCAAGGTTGTGGCGCGGCTGGTGCCTGCGCGTCCGGTCACGGCAGCCGATGCCTTCCGGAAAATCTGGGCGCTTGGCGGCCTGGAGATGGATGAGATCAACGAGCCGGACATTCCCCCGGACGACGTGAACCTGGACTGA